GCCTTCGGAAATAAACTGGCCACGTGCGATCATGCGGCGTTCACCGACCTCTTCCAAGGTCCAAGGCCCTGCATTAGCACTCAAAATTGGCATTTGTTGTCGAGCTAATAAATTAGCTGCTAATGCAATTTTGCTGCTGGCTCTACTCAACTGCCAAACGCCCGCTCCGCAACTAAGCGCAACCACCAGCAAGGCTGATACAGTAGCAACTATGCGCTTTGTCACAAGGCTGTGAAAGAGACTATTTAAAGGATTCAAGATAAGGATTTGAGATGAAGTGGATTATTCCAATTGTCCTACTAATGATCGTTGCTAGCTTAGGCTCAGCGCTTTATTACATGATGAAAGATAAGGGCAATAGCGCTAGAATGGTTCATTCCCTCATGCTGCGAATTGGCTTATCTATTGCGCTATTTCTAGGTATTTTGCTGGCCCACTACTTTGGCCTCATTGAAGCGACTGGAATCAAGGTTGGCACAAACTAAACTGCTACAAATTAGAGTCCTCAGAAACAAATCGGGGCTTAGAGCCCCGATTTTTTATTCTAGTTACATCCAGTAAACAGCGATGTACAAACCAAGCCATACAACGTCAACAAAGTGCCAGTACCAAGCAGCACCCTCAAAGGCAAAGTGATGCTTAGCTGTGAAATCGCCGCGAATCATACGACGCAAGACAATCGCCAACATCGTGCCACCAAGGAACACGTGGAAGCCGTGGAAACCTGTCAACATGAAGAAGGTTGAGCCATAGATACCTGAAGTCAATTTCAGATTCAACGCATGGTATGCATGGTAGTACTCATACATCTGGAAACCCAAGAAGATTGCGCCCAAACCAACAGTTGCGGCCAAACCAATAATGGCCCTCTTCATATGGTTCTCTACTAATGCGTGGTGAGCAATCGTAATAGTCACGCCGGAACTCAACAACAATAAAGTATTGATGGTTGGAACTGGCCAAGGACCCATGGTAGTGAACTTCTCAACCAAACCAGCTGGACCATCATTAGGCCAAACAGCCTGAAAATCTGGCCAGAGCAACTTGCTCTCAACATCACCCATCCAGGGCATTGCAATATTGCGAGCATAGAAGAGAGCCGCAAAGAATGCGCCAAAGAACATGATCTCGGAGAAGATGAACCATGCCATCGACCAACGATAAGAGATGTCTACGTTGACACCATTCTTACCAGCGTTTGACTCAGCAATCGTGTCACCAAACCAGTTGTAGAGCACATAGAGAACAAATGCTACTCCCGTCAGGGTAAGGGGGCCACCCCAAGGAGCATGGTTAACCCAGCCTGATATGCCAAAAGCAAAGCCAATGAGGCCAAGTGCAGCCATAGCTGGATGCCTAGATAGTCCAGGGACGAAATAGTGTGGGGTTGAATTGGATGACATCTTATTCTCTCTATTCAATCAAAAAATAATCAATGGGACACAACTACTTTCACTATTAAGAGCAGGATAGCCATAAAAATTAAGGCACCAACAACTCCCGCAATAATAATGTGTACAAAACTTAACGACGCTACATCTTCCTGCAAACCTGACTTCTTACGCACTCCTAAAAAACCCCACATCACGGCTTTCATAGACTGCGTAAAGCTACTTTTCTTCTTCACGAAACAACCTTTGATTTAGGAGCCGGTGGAGTACCGCCCAAGCCCAGCTCAAAAAAGGTGTACGACAAAGTGATGGTTTTCACATCATCCGGTAAGCCTGAATCAATTACAAAAACTACTGGCATCTTCTTGGTTTCATTTGCTGCCAATGTTTGCTCTTGAAAACAAAAACACTCTAGTTTGGTAAAAAACTCTGTCGCACTTTTAGGCGCATAACTTGGTATGGCTTGCGCCCTTACCGAACGATTCTGATTATTGGTGACTTCATAAACAATCTCTGTCATCTCACCCGGGTGCACTTCTAGAAAATTCTTAACCGGTTTGAATGTGAATGGGCCACGGCTATTTGAGTCAAACTCAATCGTTACCGTACGAGCATAGTTAACCTGGGTATTGCCAACCTTATTAGGACTAAAGGCTCTAACGCCATAATCATTCTTATTTGTTACGACATTAATGCCAGTAACTTCACACAGAGCCTTATACATTGGCACTAAGGCATATCCAAAGCCAAACATCATCACCGCTGCAATTAAGAGCTTGACTAAGATTTGACGGTTGAGTGACTGAGTAGAAACCATTGCTGTAAGCAGGCGTTAACCTAAAAAGCTCCGTTTGATCACGATACCAATAAAGAAGGTCAGGACGACGCTCAAAAGGACAAAGCCCAGCCTGCGGTTATTCGCAGCCAGGGCTTGTTTATTTGAAGAATTAAATTCCTGCTTCACGCATTTGCTCTGCACTAGGCGGAGTTTCAAAAGTATGATGAGGCGCAGGAGAAGGAACAGTCCACTCC
Above is a genomic segment from Polynucleobacter wuianus containing:
- a CDS encoding DUF2970 domain-containing protein, producing MKAVMWGFLGVRKKSGLQEDVASLSFVHIIIAGVVGALIFMAILLLIVKVVVSH
- a CDS encoding cytochrome oxidase small assembly protein, whose protein sequence is MALKVWSGLFLLLRLIILLKLRLVQSKCVKQEFNSSNKQALAANNRRLGFVLLSVVLTFFIGIVIKRSFLG
- a CDS encoding cytochrome c oxidase assembly protein; protein product: MVSTQSLNRQILVKLLIAAVMMFGFGYALVPMYKALCEVTGINVVTNKNDYGVRAFSPNKVGNTQVNYARTVTIEFDSNSRGPFTFKPVKNFLEVHPGEMTEIVYEVTNNQNRSVRAQAIPSYAPKSATEFFTKLECFCFQEQTLAANETKKMPVVFVIDSGLPDDVKTITLSYTFFELGLGGTPPAPKSKVVS
- a CDS encoding cytochrome c oxidase subunit 3, with product MSSNSTPHYFVPGLSRHPAMAALGLIGFAFGISGWVNHAPWGGPLTLTGVAFVLYVLYNWFGDTIAESNAGKNGVNVDISYRWSMAWFIFSEIMFFGAFFAALFYARNIAMPWMGDVESKLLWPDFQAVWPNDGPAGLVEKFTTMGPWPVPTINTLLLLSSGVTITIAHHALVENHMKRAIIGLAATVGLGAIFLGFQMYEYYHAYHALNLKLTSGIYGSTFFMLTGFHGFHVFLGGTMLAIVLRRMIRGDFTAKHHFAFEGAAWYWHFVDVVWLGLYIAVYWM
- a CDS encoding twin transmembrane helix small protein gives rise to the protein MKWIIPIVLLMIVASLGSALYYMMKDKGNSARMVHSLMLRIGLSIALFLGILLAHYFGLIEATGIKVGTN